A genome region from Danio aesculapii chromosome 2, fDanAes4.1, whole genome shotgun sequence includes the following:
- the rab31 gene encoding ras-related protein Rab-31, translated as MAIRELKVCLLGDTGVGKSSIVCRFVQDHFDHNISPTIGASFLTKTVPCGNELHKFLIWDTAGQERFHSLAPMYYRGSAAAVIVYDITKLDSFQTLKKWVKELKEHGPEDIVVAIAGNKNDLGDIREVPTKEAKEFAESIAAIFMETSARNAVNIEELFQKISRQIPPLENTDADSHESFKLTRQPPPATKRCC; from the exons GACACTGGTGTGGGGAAATCAAGTATCGTGTGTCGATTTGTTCAAGATCACTTTGACCACAACATCAGTCCAACAATAGG tgCATCGTTTTTAACTAAGACCGTCCCCTGTGGAAACGAACTTCACAAATTTCTGATCTGGGACACTGCAGGACAAGAGCGG TTTCATTCGCTGGCTCCCATGTATTACAGAGGCTCGGCGGCAGCTGTCATTGTTTATGACATCACAAAACTT GACTCATTCCAGACGTTAAAGAAGTGGGTGAAAGAGCTGAAGGAACATGGGCCGGAGGATATAGTTGTGGCCATCGCTGGAAATAAGAACGATCTGGGTGACATCAG ggaAGTTCCAACTAAGGAGGCGAAAGAGTTTGCAGAGTCAATTGCAGCCATATTTATGGAGACCAGTGCCAGAAATGCTGTAAACATAGAGGAGCTGTTCCAAAAAATCA GTCGACAGATCCCTCCGCTGGAGAACACGGATGCAGACAGCCACGAGTCCTTCAAACTGACTCGACAACCTCCTCCTGCCACTAAACGCTGCTGTTAG